One window of the Triticum dicoccoides isolate Atlit2015 ecotype Zavitan chromosome 3B, WEW_v2.0, whole genome shotgun sequence genome contains the following:
- the LOC119282329 gene encoding uncharacterized protein LOC119282329, whose protein sequence is MAKHSIPLVMAMVAVLLAATATTRAASLVPAADDRNSRSMPTAYEMLGRYGFPPGILPEGVQGYELRPDGSFEVHLPRHCKIRIAGQNIHYSSRIAGKIQNGLIKGLEGVKVKIFILFISVRDVRRNGNELRLHAGIIAKSFSANDFSFSPRCN, encoded by the coding sequence ATGGCGAAGCATTCTATCCCCTTGGTCATGGCAATGGTTGCCGTCCTTCTCGCAGCCACAGCCACCACCCGGGCCGCGAGCCTTGTCCCAGCAGCCGACGACCGGAACTCAAGAAGCATGCCAACCGCGTATGAAATGCTAGGGCGGTATGGCTTCCCACCCGGCATCCTCCCAGAGGGCGTGCAGGGCTATGAGCTCCGGCCAGATGGTTCCTTTGAGGTACACCTCCCTAGACACTGCAAAATCCGCATCGCCGGGCAGAACATCCACTACAGCAGCcggatcgccgggaagatccagaACGGCTTGATCAAGGGCCTTGAGGGCGTGAAGGTGAAGATCTTTATTCTGTTTATCAGCGTTCGAGACGTCCGCCGCAACGGCAACGAGCTCAGGCTCCACGCCGGGATTATAGCCAAGTCATTCTCGGCCAATGATTTCTCCTTCTCCCCACGGTGTAACTGA